A DNA window from Rossellomorea marisflavi contains the following coding sequences:
- a CDS encoding BrxA/BrxB family bacilliredoxin, with amino-acid sequence MSMAYEEYMRQLVQPMRQELTGAGFKELKDEEEVETFMEAAEGTTLVVVNSVCGCAAGLARPAATQSVLNDKAPDHLVTVFAGQDKEATVKMREYFKGYEPSSPSMALLKGKEVVHFIPREEIEDHDIGSIISNLTGAFEQHC; translated from the coding sequence ATGTCAATGGCATATGAAGAATATATGAGGCAGCTTGTACAGCCTATGAGACAAGAGCTGACTGGAGCAGGATTCAAAGAATTGAAGGATGAAGAGGAAGTAGAAACCTTTATGGAAGCAGCGGAAGGAACGACCCTCGTTGTCGTGAATTCGGTTTGCGGATGTGCAGCAGGACTTGCCCGTCCGGCTGCGACGCAATCGGTATTGAATGACAAGGCACCGGATCATCTTGTCACGGTATTTGCAGGACAGGACAAAGAAGCGACGGTGAAGATGCGCGAATACTTCAAGGGCTATGAGCCGTCCTCTCCTTCCATGGCACTCCTGAAAGGAAAGGAAGTCGTCCATTTCATCCCTCGTGAAGAAATCGAAGACCATGATATCGGCAGCATCATCTCCAATTTGACGGGTGCGTTCGAGCAACACTGCTAA
- a CDS encoding YpjP family protein: MSIWIKKSFFILLSILTFGLVSPTQPFLNEDNHALAKGNGKSSTFESSTEDPVEEEGTLSREAFLETIMAQAELHSYEKFGTKIKPVIEDEFRSVVLPNLEKAIARTATDFPDEDLSSLVISEVPEYVKTEKIFHIYDSRTGKDVIRFHVRKDHPPKDGYYFNFHYHTAHDQFMAHHDLGSIYWNKNMPPQWRSLS; the protein is encoded by the coding sequence ATGTCGATCTGGATCAAAAAATCGTTTTTCATTCTATTATCCATCCTGACATTCGGTCTGGTTTCCCCGACCCAGCCATTCCTGAATGAGGACAATCACGCCCTTGCAAAAGGCAACGGAAAATCATCCACCTTCGAATCGAGTACGGAAGATCCTGTGGAAGAAGAAGGGACCCTTTCAAGGGAGGCCTTCCTGGAAACCATCATGGCTCAGGCTGAACTTCATTCTTATGAAAAATTCGGCACGAAAATCAAGCCTGTGATCGAAGATGAATTCAGATCGGTCGTGCTTCCGAATCTTGAAAAAGCCATTGCAAGGACCGCTACTGATTTTCCTGATGAAGACTTGAGCTCACTTGTCATTTCAGAGGTGCCGGAATACGTCAAGACGGAGAAAATCTTTCACATTTACGACAGCCGTACCGGAAAAGACGTGATCCGGTTTCATGTAAGGAAGGATCACCCGCCAAAAGACGGATATTATTTCAACTTCCACTATCATACTGCACATGATCAATTCATGGCCCATCATGATCTTGGAAGCATCTATTGGAATAAGAATATGCCTCCGCAGTGGAGGAGCCTTTCATAA
- a CDS encoding conserved virulence factor C family protein yields the protein MRILSIEPTPSPNTMKVLLDEELKAGRSNNYKKDQADGAPPVIKTILSIEGIKGVYHVADFLAVERNAKYDWQSLLSEVRQAFGEEGAQSESGEMEEHFGEVNVSVQMFKGIPMQVKLTDGEAEKRFSLPEAYIEAIGQAQKEGDNVVLLRKWKDYGVRYGDLEEIGAQVIDELQAAFPERRLKELVEQAGDTTIPEPRKRRKLTLADLEDADWKIRYERLDAMEDPTVEDLPLLEKALDDEKVSIRRLAVVYAGMIEDEKVLPLLYKGLEDSSVSVRRTAGDCLSDLGFTQAIPVMTLALKDKSKLVRWRAAMYLYEVGDESALGGLKDAEHDPEFEVRLQVKMAIERIEGGEEAKGSVWKQMTEARSQKD from the coding sequence GTGAGGATACTCTCGATCGAACCGACTCCGAGTCCGAATACGATGAAGGTTCTTCTCGACGAAGAATTGAAGGCGGGCCGGAGCAATAATTATAAAAAGGACCAGGCGGACGGGGCACCTCCCGTCATCAAAACCATCCTTTCCATAGAAGGGATCAAAGGGGTCTATCATGTCGCGGATTTCCTTGCCGTTGAACGGAATGCCAAATATGACTGGCAGTCCCTTCTATCAGAAGTAAGACAGGCTTTTGGTGAAGAAGGAGCCCAGTCGGAATCGGGGGAAATGGAAGAACATTTCGGAGAGGTCAATGTGTCCGTACAGATGTTCAAAGGAATCCCGATGCAGGTCAAGCTGACGGACGGGGAAGCTGAAAAACGCTTCTCTCTTCCGGAAGCCTATATCGAGGCCATCGGTCAGGCCCAAAAAGAAGGGGACAATGTCGTCCTGCTCCGGAAATGGAAGGACTATGGTGTCCGGTACGGTGACCTGGAGGAAATCGGGGCCCAGGTAATCGATGAACTACAGGCCGCCTTCCCTGAAAGACGCCTGAAGGAACTGGTCGAGCAGGCTGGTGATACCACCATCCCCGAGCCGAGGAAAAGACGTAAGCTCACTCTTGCTGATCTTGAAGATGCGGATTGGAAAATTCGCTATGAGCGTCTTGATGCAATGGAAGATCCGACAGTTGAAGACCTTCCCCTCCTGGAAAAGGCACTGGACGATGAGAAAGTGTCGATCCGCAGGCTTGCCGTCGTCTATGCAGGGATGATCGAGGACGAAAAAGTCCTTCCCCTTTTATATAAAGGACTGGAGGACTCATCTGTGTCTGTCAGGCGCACGGCGGGCGATTGTCTTTCGGATCTCGGATTCACCCAGGCAATTCCGGTCATGACACTCGCCCTCAAAGATAAGAGCAAGCTGGTCCGTTGGCGTGCCGCCATGTATCTGTATGAAGTCGGTGATGAGAGCGCACTCGGTGGACTGAAGGATGCAGAACATGATCCAGAGTTCGAAGTAAGGCTGCAGGTGAAGATGGCCATCGAGAGGATTGAAGGCGGAGAAGAAGCCAAAGGATCCGTTTGGAAGCAAATGACCGAAGCCCGTTCACAAAAAGACTAG
- a CDS encoding class I SAM-dependent methyltransferase — protein sequence MFVTTSGRADESVKLRAKTLAEEFQIPYIERKKRSIANYMNLHQADCLVLGKERDELHRRGEQPFFFHPNSASFRIKRVLRGESDPFIEAAGLKKGMTMLDCTLGLASDSIIASAVVGRTGSVTGVEANPYVAHILKRGMKEWVSPLPELNDAMRRVKVIDGLSQSFLKELPDDSFDVVYFDPMFEEGLTDSQGINPIRSWAHYERLTHETVEEAKRVAKRRVLLKEHFRSTLFDEHHFKVLIRPSSKFHYGFIDLP from the coding sequence ATGTTCGTTACAACCTCTGGCAGGGCCGATGAATCCGTCAAGTTGAGGGCTAAAACCCTTGCAGAGGAGTTCCAGATCCCCTATATTGAACGGAAGAAAAGGTCCATCGCCAATTATATGAACCTCCATCAGGCAGACTGTCTGGTCCTGGGGAAAGAGCGGGATGAGCTTCATCGGAGGGGTGAGCAGCCTTTCTTCTTCCATCCGAACTCCGCTTCATTCCGGATCAAAAGAGTCCTTAGGGGAGAATCCGATCCGTTCATTGAAGCGGCAGGATTGAAAAAGGGAATGACCATGCTCGACTGCACATTGGGCCTCGCATCCGATAGCATCATCGCGAGCGCGGTGGTCGGCCGGACCGGATCTGTAACGGGAGTCGAAGCCAATCCGTATGTCGCCCATATCCTCAAACGTGGAATGAAGGAGTGGGTATCCCCACTGCCTGAGCTCAATGATGCCATGAGGAGGGTCAAGGTGATCGATGGTCTGTCACAGTCCTTCTTGAAGGAACTGCCGGATGACTCCTTCGACGTTGTCTACTTCGATCCCATGTTTGAAGAAGGCTTGACCGATTCCCAAGGTATCAACCCGATCCGGAGCTGGGCCCATTATGAACGGCTCACCCATGAAACGGTGGAGGAAGCAAAACGGGTGGCGAAAAGGAGGGTGCTCTTGAAAGAACATTTCCGTTCGACTTTGTTCGATGAACACCACTTCAAGGTCCTGATCAGACCTTCATCGAAATTTCACTATGGCTTTATCGATCTGCCATGA
- a CDS encoding NUDIX hydrolase, whose protein sequence is MRKSLLPFPFDGTREGGRLLEENGMQMPVHIVAAAGFVENAKDEILLVKTRRDGQWVFPGGQIEVGENLIDGVVREIKEESGMDVMVSHLVGVFSNTATYEGHSGVKIVPTKVMFDFVCKPLGGEFTTSDETSEARWVDKGEVMNLISTPALRTRYQTYVDFEGSVQYMDYVTKPEFKVKSKRRI, encoded by the coding sequence ATGCGTAAGTCACTACTTCCATTTCCCTTTGACGGAACGAGGGAGGGTGGACGTTTATTGGAGGAGAATGGGATGCAAATGCCGGTGCATATTGTTGCTGCTGCGGGTTTTGTTGAGAATGCGAAAGATGAGATTCTGTTAGTGAAAACCCGTCGTGATGGTCAGTGGGTGTTTCCGGGAGGTCAGATAGAGGTCGGGGAAAACCTGATCGACGGAGTGGTAAGAGAAATTAAAGAAGAAAGCGGGATGGATGTGATGGTTTCCCATTTGGTGGGCGTTTTTTCGAATACAGCCACGTATGAGGGACATAGCGGGGTGAAGATCGTCCCTACTAAAGTGATGTTTGATTTTGTTTGCAAACCCCTGGGCGGTGAATTCACCACATCGGATGAAACATCAGAGGCACGCTGGGTCGATAAAGGGGAAGTGATGAACTTGATATCCACCCCGGCCCTTCGTACGCGCTATCAGACTTATGTAGATTTTGAGGGCAGCGTTCAGTATATGGACTACGTAACCAAGCCGGAATTTAAAGTGAAATCCAAGAGAAGGATATAA